The Rhea pennata isolate bPtePen1 chromosome 9, bPtePen1.pri, whole genome shotgun sequence genome has a segment encoding these proteins:
- the B3GALNT1 gene encoding UDP-GalNAc:beta-1,3-N-acetylgalactosaminyltransferase 1 isoform X1 — MYMRQLKWIFLSLLVFSVIAIWYITFFSNTVIEHTNSMYFYEYEPIYKQHYLFTLRERLKCEDINPFLVILVSSEPKDVKSRQAIRITWGSKNFWWGHRVLTLFLLGHEIHREDNSASLSVEDESILYGDIIRQDFMDTYDNLTLKTIMAFRWVTEFCSNARFLMKTDADVFINTGNLVKFLLKLNSSENIFTGYPLIDNFVYRGFYKKTYISYDEYPFRLFPPYCSGMGYILDGKLALRIYELMSHIKPIKFEDVYVGICLSILKVNIRIPEDKQQFFLYKINFDICKYRHLIAVHGLTSSEIIRFWQDLSSDTSFNCL, encoded by the coding sequence ATGTATATGAGACAgctgaaatggatttttttgtccCTCCTTGTATTTTCTGTCATAGCAATATGGTATATAACTTTTTTCTCAAACACTGTGATTGAGCATACAAActcaatgtatttttatgaatatgaaCCAATTTACAAGCAACATTACCTCTTCACTTTGCGGGAGCGCTTGAAATGCGAAGACATAAATCCATTTCTAGTCATCTTGGTGTCTTCAGAACCTAAGGATGTGAAGTCAAGGCAGGCCATAAGAATTACATGGGGATCTAAAAACTTCTGGTGGGGACATCGAGTTTTAACTCTTTTCTTATTAGGTCATGAAATTCACAGAGAAGACAATTCTGCATCATTATCAGTAGAAGATGAAAGCATTCTGTATGGTGACATAATTCGCCAAGATTTTATGGACACGTATGACAATCTTACCTTGAAAACAATCATGGCATTTAGATGGGTAACTGAATTTTGCTCAAATGCTAGATTCCTCATGAAGACTGATGCTGATGTTTTCATCAACACGGGTAATTTAGTAAAATTTCTTCTAAAGCTGAAttcctctgaaaatatttttactggtTATCCTCTAATAGATAATTTTGTCTACAGAGGCTTTTACAAAAAAACTTATATCTCCTATGATGAATATCCATTCAGGTTGTTTCCTCCGTATTGTAGTGGAATGGGTTATATATTGGATGGGAAACTTGCTCTGAGGATCTATGAATTGATGAGTCATATCAAACCTATTAAATTTGAAGATGTTTACGTTGGAATTTGTTTAAGTATACTTAAAGTGAACATCAGAATTCCAGAAGATAAACAACAattctttctttataaaattaaCTTTGACATTTGTAAGTATAGACATTTGATTGCAGTACATGGTCTTACATCAAGTGAAATAATCAGGTTTTGGCAAGATTTGTCATCAGACACTTCATTTAATTGCCTTTGA